A DNA window from Drosophila pseudoobscura strain MV-25-SWS-2005 chromosome 2, UCI_Dpse_MV25, whole genome shotgun sequence contains the following coding sequences:
- the LOC6896965 gene encoding uncharacterized protein isoform X6, translated as MTEFSTNNDHKQPHFISASQQKPLQNSPIHQTNPKPHHHHPQPLQRFAQQQQPQQQQYLQQTLPQGQQENGNTAAHIGLGSSPHSPLGYRNPLNSPTGNTAGKRYQQQLTDRLLQQQHLQHCQQQQLQSLGGGGGSGGSGSDEEYDTKDELSEESLKQNVAIVLSNLDRYNNALRSLILNEQVSGGGGSLGGGDGGSSSLFLDSNSSSSLLFGCDNDTNQRCNNNNNNNNHNVWGKMAATPESDYNSNATTPGGRSGSDQQQQQQQLGVGATLCGGVGGGGGGIRDSNGGGGNCSLASSHDFTHDNSDYQWFLDYGYRDGCSGMQRSVLSSLSASYNAMGDLIYYEDLAKNLDANLAEVDMESFRAEDIHSLLSQLPAYCKSLGGANSRLQQSLLHQQQQQHLQQQQQQQQQQLEHSSNSNNTMMMMPHNMMSQTSTTSTNELIDNSFCKSELLFSPVRESHISVDSLDMDAYPDEGEIILTCNKDNYTIAFEGSVLYSDESFYEPNDMAMRRSKQNCINLHSNLEDIVKRNKALEVSMSRSAQAFQPLGPTMSPKGATGAAGATAKLQRRSLFLVSPARRYPSGNNNTETITITRHLPQCSVRKSSSLPNLQSEEAVPRPEQEEQQQQPQSQRVDQGAPLNVSQAISTSTMESCKSRSRNLLPMCQMPISISVSISERLQQQAELQQQQQQQQQQQQQQHRHKHHRCSCSHESQNFCSGSVSSGNSSNPPAFNLVKLFIKQKSTSSGHEEPLMAQASAHTCMDVSSGCWPSSDAASSSSGSLEQRLRKKSMNDSGKGSAVSRHDEEEEEHHHYADQQTPPKQRQLRARSEAVFYDDAASSSSTGSLTATNSPAHRRRSMPLRNPQLYQLAAAQTSTASQMSSEASTEEQLTQVPRRAGAEAASTRPLSCASSSEMITRSMQTSCGSLSTTRSSLSERYRCVPPSFLEKLNNLGEQRQAPIYVIYPNYALPDLGFVKTTAATPDVIFSPFNYKMTLDGAATSSGSLKKQRSSNSCSSRQSLNEDELLKTLDYKHIADWQSLATLLPVEYRRRLQHIPEVKQLVRQLDADLAQRPLFCMSPPLRRNRTHICDCAKYFQQTQTGHTQPLLDEGSSSGSSQPPSSGYRGSSTLLTDSELDADADPLKQMYVYQYDQQQQQHTTPPQPMPRSILRKANSAQARTKRNSMIEGGQQTQKMSKLEKRRSLQEPPYNYALGSTDELADVFEEEEHSQAQVQAPAAKQRLSRKDLDARARAENFLASLPRSELKYYAEIASILETSGEQVQYDAAALKKEVSRVLSQQKKVSFTDEAATLTAALAGDAKRFSTPPNSPNISMAAALQRRETLDVLEQRKIESNRFKRLQIQWELMSKDSSMLKELASEAATKSGGSTPTSTNSTGSNSAPRSRIPRPVSYPAGRSSTPTSTRTAAPAVASSPSTTPKTVTKSHNKTLSLLSSPRLNRLSSAQKDAANGSGKAGGSSTRSPSRIVQPKRYSLAGTPTHTPPSAARARTPTNRVAVTAPNTPKRQAGVAPSPRPTSRVR; from the exons ATGACCGAATTCTCAACAAACAACGATCACAAGCAACCGCATTTCATCTCCGCATCTCAGCAGAAACCGCTCCAGAATTCACCCATTCACCAGACTAATCCCAAgccgcatcatcatcatcctcaacCGCTTCAACGCTttgcccaacagcagcagccacagcaacaacagtatCTTCAGCAGACCCTGCCCCAAGGCCAGCAAGAGAACGGCAACACGGCTGCCCACATTGGCCTAGGATCGTCGCCACATTCCCCGCTCGGCTATAGGAATCCCCTCAATAGTCCCACCGGCAATACGGCGGGTAAACGCTACCAGCAACAGCTGACCGATcgcctgctgcagcagcaacatctgcAACActgccagcaacagcaattgcAGTCGCtgggtggcggcggcggcagcggcggcagcggcagcgatgAGGAGTACGACACCAAGGACGAACTGAGCGAGGAGAGCCTCAAGCAGAATGTGGCCATTGTCCTGAGCAATCTGGATCGGTACAACAACGCTTTGCGCAGCTTAATACTGAATGAGCAGGtgagcggcggcggcggcagcctcGGCGGTGGcgacggcggcagcagcagcctctttctcgacagcaacagcagcagcagcctgctCTTTGGCTGCGACAACGATACGAATCAgcgttgcaacaacaacaacaacaacaacaaccataaCGTGTGGGGCAAGATGGCAGCCACACCGGAATCGGACTACAACAGCAATGCCACAACGCCAGGGGGCAGGAGTGGCAGcgatcagcaacagcaacagcaacaacttgGGGTAGGTGCAACGCTTTGTGGTGGTgtaggtggtggtggtggtggtatACGGGACTCTAACGGTGGTGGTGGCAACTGCTCGCTGGCCTCCTCGCACGACTTTACTCACGACAATTCCGATTATCAGTGGTTCCTGGACTACGGCTATCGGGATGGCTGCAGCGGCATGCAGCGCAGTGTTCTCAGCTCCCTTTCGGCCTCCTACAATGCCATGGGGGATCTCATCTACTACGAGGATCTGGCCAAGAATCTGGACGCCAATCTGGCCGAGGTCGATATGGAGAGTTTTCGTGCCGAGGACATACACTCGCTGTTGTCACAGCTGCCGGCCTACTGCAAGAGTCTGGGCGGTGCGAATAGTCGACTGCAACAGTCGCTGctacaccagcagcagcagcagcacttgcaacaacagcagcaacagcagcagcagcagctagagcacagcagcaacagcaacaacacgatgatgatgatgccgcACAACATGATGTCGCAGACATCGACGACATCCACCAACGAGCTGATCGACAACTCGTTCTGCAAGTCGGAGCTGCTGTTCTCGCCCGTCCGTGAGTCGCACATCTCCGTGGACTCGCTGGACATGGACGCGTATCCCGATGAGGGCGAGATAATACTCACCTGCAACAAGGACAACTATACCATAGCCTTCGAGGGCAGCGTACTCTACTCGGACGAGAGTTTCTATG AACCCAATGACATGGCCATGAGGAGGAGCAAACAGAACTGCATCAATTTGCACAGCAATCTGGAGGATATTGTGAAGCGCAACAAGGCCCTGGAGGTATCGATGTCACGCTCGGCCCAGGCCTTTCAGCCCCTGGGTCCAACCATGTCGCCCAAGGGCGCCACAGGAGCGGCAGGAGCCACGGCCAAACTACAGCG ACGCTCGTTGTTTCTGGTTTCGCCCGCACGCAGATATCCGTcgggcaacaacaacacggAGACCATTACCATCACAAGACATCTGCCGCAGTGCAGCGTCAGGAAGAGCAGCAGTCTGCCGAATCTGCAGAGCGAAGAGGCAGTGCCAAGGccagagcaggaggagcaacagcaacagccacagtcGCAGCGAGTGGATCAGGGAGCACCTTTGAATGTCTCGCAGGCGATCAGCACCTCGACGATGGAGTCGTGCAAGTCGCGATCGAGAAATCTGCTGCCCATGTGCCAGATGCCCATATCCATAAGCGTTTCCATATCGGAGAGACTGCAACAGCAGgcagagctgcagcagcagcaacagcaacagcagcagcagcaacagcagcagcaccgtcACAAGCATCATCGCTGCAGTTGCTCGCACGAGAGTCAGAACTTCTGTTCGGGGTCTGTGTCCTCGGGCAACTCCTCCAATCCGCCGGCCTTCAATCTAGTCAAGCTCTTCATCAAACAGaagagcaccagcagcggccaCGAGGAGCCGCTAATGGCCCAGGCCAGCGCCCACACCTGTATGGATGTCTCGTCGGGCTGTTGGCCCTCCAGCGATGCGGCCAGCTCGAGCAGTGGCTCGCTGGAGCAGCGTCTGCGCAAGAAGAGCATGAACGACTCGGGCAAGGGTTCGGCGGTCAGTCGtcacgacgaggaggaggaggagcaccaCCACTATGCGGATCAACAGACGCCCCCCAAGCAGCGACAGCTGCGCGCTCGTTCCGAGGCGGTGTTCTATGACGATGCGGCCAGCTCGAGTTCCACGGGCTCCCTGACGGCCACCAATTCGCCGGCCCATCGGCGCCGTAGTATGCCGTTGCGGAATCCACAGCTCTATCAGCTGGCGGCAGCCCAGACCTCGACGGCCAGCCAGATGTCGTCGGAGGCCAGCACCGAGGAGCAACTGACGCAGGTGCCACGACGAGCAGGCGCCGAGGCGGCGTCCACGCGCCCCCTGTCCTGTGCCTCCAGTTCGGAGATGATAACACGCTCCATGCAGACATCCTGCGGTTCGTTGAGCACCACCCGGAGCAGCCTGAGCGAGAGATACCGATGCGTGCCGCCCTCGTTCCTGGAGAAGCTGAACAACCTGGGGGAGCAGCGGCAGGCGCCCATCTACGTGATCTATCCGAACTATGCGCTGCCCGACTTGGGCTTTGTGAAGACCACAGCGGCCACCCCGGACGTGATCTTCTCGCCGTTCAACTACAAGATGACGCTGGACGGAGCCGCCACCAGCAGCGGATCGCTCAagaagcagcgcagcagcaacagctgcagcagccggCAGAGCCTCAACGAGGACGAGCTCCTGAAGACGCTGGACTACAAGCACATAGCCGACTGGCAGTCGCTGGCCACCCTGTTGCCGGTGGAGTATCGCCGGCGGCTGCAGCACATTCCCGAGGTGAAGCAGCTGGTACGACAACTGGATGCGGATCTCGCCCAGCGACCGCTGTTCTGTATGTCGCCGCCGTTGCGCAGGAACCGCACACACATCTGCGATTGTGCCAAGTACTTCCAGCAGACGCAGACGGGCCACACCCAGCCGCTGCTGGACGAGGGCTCCAGCTCGGGGTCCAGCCAGCCGCCCAGCTCCGGCTATCGGGGCTCTTCCACGCTGCTAACCGACTCCGAGCTGGACGCCGATGCGGATCCGCTCAAGCAAATGTATGTCTACCAGTacgatcagcagcagcagcagcacacgaCGCCGCCGCAGCCCATGCCGAGGAGCATCTTGCGCAAGGCAAACTCTGCCCAGGCGCGGACCAAGCGCAATTCCATGATCGAGGGCGGCCAGCAGACGCAGAAGATGTCCAAGCTGGAGAAGCGACGCAGCCTGCAGGAGCCGCCCTACAACTACGCCCTGGGCTCGACCGATGAGCTGGCCGATGTGtttgaggaggaggagcataGCCAGGCACAGGTCCAGGCACCGGCAGCGAAGCAGCGCCTCTCCCGCAAGGATCTGGACGCCCGGGCACGGGCCGAGAACTTCCTGGCCAGCCTGCCACGCTCCGAACTGAAGTATTATGCGGAGATTGCCTCCATTCTGGAGACATCCGGCGAGCAGGTGCAATACGATGCGGCTGCCCTCAAGAAGGAGGTGAGTCGCGTGCTCAGCCAGCAGAAGAAGGTGTCGTTCACCGATGAGGCGGCCACCTTGACGGCGGCCCTCGCTGGGGATGCCAAGCGCTTCTCGACGCCGCCCAATTCGCCCAACATTTCCATGGCGGCCGCCCTGCAGCGACGCGAGACCCTCGACGTGCTCGAGCAGCGGAAGATCGAGAGCAATCGCTTCAAGCGGCTGCAGATACAATGGGAACTGATGAGCAAAGACTCGAGCATGCTCAAGGAGCTGGCCAGCGAGGCGGCGACCAAGAGTGGCGGCTCCACGCCCACATCCACCAATTCGACGGGCTCCAATTCGGCGCCAAGATCAAGGATACCCCGACCAGTCAGCTATCCAGCAGGAAG AAGTTCCACACCCACATCGACGCGCACAGCGGCCCCTGCGGTGGCCAGTAGTCCCTCCACAACACCCAAGACTGTCACTAAAAGCCACAACAAAACTCTGTCTCTTTTGTCCTCCCCGCGTTTGAATAGACTAAGCAGCGCCCAGAAGGATGCCGCCAATGGGTCAGGCAAGgccggcggcagcagcacacGATCCCCGAGTCGCATAGTGCAACCGAAGCGGTACAGCCTGGCGGGCACCccgacacacacacccccatcAGCAGCAAGGGCGCGCACGCCCACCAATCGAGTGGCAGTCACGGCGCCCAATACACCAAAGCGTCAGGCGGGAGTTGCCCCATCGCCCAG ACCCACCTCGCGAGTGCGTTGA